Below is a genomic region from Flammeovirgaceae bacterium SG7u.111.
GTCGTGAGAACCATATTCTTCTGCTTTTTGAGCCATCAAACCAACGTTTGAAACGCTCCCCATAGTAGAAGGATCAAAAGCTCCGTGTTTTTTACAGAAGTCGATAGTCGCCTGATAAACTCCAGCATAAGACCTATCTGGAATAACCGCTTTAGTATCTTGTTGCTTGCCTTCCGCATTCCACATCTGACCCGAAGTACGGATCATCGCTGGCATAGAGGCATCGATAATCACATCACTTGGCACGTGAAGATTGGTAATTCCCTTGTCGGAATTTACCATTGCCACTGCGGGGCGTTTCGCATAAACCGCATCAATATCTGCTTTAATTTCCGCTTGCTTTTCAACTGAAAGCGTACCTATTTTAGCATAAACATCGCCAATTCCATTGGTTGGGTCAATGCCCAACTCGGCAAATTCGCTAGCATATTTTGCAAAAACTTCTTCGTAATAAACTGAAACCGCAGCACCGAAAATGATAGGGTCAGAAACCTTCATCATGGTCGCTTTCATGTGTAAAGAAAACAACACTCCATTTGCCTTTGCATCCTCAATTTCTTTGGTGATGAAGCTCTTCAATGCAGCCATGCTCATTACCGAAGCATCTATTACCTCACCCGCTAGCAATGGGAAACTGCCTTTTAGTTCAGTAGTTTCTCCACTCTCAGCTACGAATTGGATTTTCACGCTTGTTGCAGCATCTACTGTCACTGATTTTTCACTTCCGTAAAAATCGTCACTTGCCATACTTGCAACATGGGTTTTAGAGTCCGAAGACCAAGCGCCCATTCTGTGCGGATTTTTCTTTGCGTAGTTTTTAACTGCTTTAGGAGCTCTACGGTCAGAGTTTCCTTCACGCAATACAGGGTTTACTGCACTACCCTTAATTTTATCGTATCGTGCTTTAATCTCTTTTTCAGCATCAGTTTTTGCCTCTGAAGGGTAATCTGGCAAAGCATATCCTTGCGATTGCAATTCTTTGATTGCCGCCTGAAGTTGTGGGATAGATGCACTGATATTTGGCAATTTGATGATGTTGGCTTCAGGAGTTTTTGCCAACTCGCCAAGCTCGGTAAGCGCATCACCAATTTGCTGCTCTTCCGAAAGGAAATCTGGGAAGTTGGCAATGATACGCCCGGCAAGGGAAATATCTCTGGTTTCTACTTCTACACCTGCAGGAGCGGTGAAAGCTTCAACAATGGGAAGGAATGAATAAGTTGCCAATGCAGGAGCTTCGTCCGTTTTGGTATAGATAATCTTAGATTTTTGTAAGGTCATTCTATTTATTTTTTGGATTATAAGCACTTAAAAAGTTGAGCTGCCTGGATATTTTGCAGCAAACGCAAATATATACATTGGAAAAGCTACATAATAGCCTAATAGTAAATTTGTTGGCTTACTGCGTTCCCGAGCAAAAATTATTTAGGCAAACTTTCTAATATTGATTTGGTATGTTTTTTAAAATCGTAGAGGTAAATACCAGAATCGTAACCTTTTTTCAGGTTAGCATATAAAAAATCTGCATGCCCAAGCTTTTCCCCATCCAACCAATATTCGATCTGGTAGATAATTCCACACTTTTGAGACCCTTCATATTTTTCATAAAAACCTGAAGAGATTTTCATTGTAATCACATCTTCTCCCGAAGCCGAACCCTCCCAATAGACCTGTTCGAAAAAATCTTTGTCAACAACTTTAGAAAGAACCCATTCTACTTTTTCATAATGCTTTTTTTCTACTTGAAAAACATCTTCATCGCCTATTGCCCCCACATACTCCTCTTCAAAGCAATCAGCAAATCTTGCTTGATATTCTTCAAAGACCTGTGCTTGATATTCTTCCCAGCCTATAAAGGCAACGGTATAGCTTTTTTCTTCTTGGGCAAAAACTTGAAAGGAAATAAAAAAGGCAAATATCGCGATAAAAAGAGGTTTCATTCTGTCGATTTTGTTTGGTTATATCTTACCAAAACTCAACTCGGCATTTGTTTATTATTTTGTATAAGTCAAGATGACCATTCCATTGGGGAAAGATTCGGTGCCGGCAAGCTTCCAAGTAGAATCTTTTGGCTTGTTGGGGAAAAGTGGGATGCCCTCCCCAATGATTGTAGGGGCAATGGAAATAATCATCTCATCTATGAGGTCTAAGTTTAAGAATGCTGTCACCAATTCACCTCCTCCCACTAGCCAAACATCTTTTCCTCCTTCTGCATTTAGCTTATCAACCAACTCTTTGATATCTCCAGCATAGATTTCCGTATTCTCAGTTTTTGCTTCACCTTTTCCACTTTTGGTGAGTACATACGATTTCGAATCGGGATAGGGCCACGGTACACCAAAACCTAGCACTTCTTCGTAGGTTTTCCGCCCCATGATCACTGTATCCACGCTATCATAAAAGGCAAAATATCCATAGTCCAACTTATCGGGGTTGGGAACTGCATCTAACCAATCGAGCTTTCCATCAGGGCGGGCTATATAGCCATCTAGCGAAGTTGCTATGTAGAGTTTTACTTTTTTCATCTGCTTAATTTCAGAAATATGAAGACATAAAAAAAGCCTTTTGGAATAAATCCCAAAAGGCTTGCCTATTAATTCAATAACGAACTTAATCGTTTATATCAAAA
It encodes:
- a CDS encoding NADP-dependent isocitrate dehydrogenase, coding for MTLQKSKIIYTKTDEAPALATYSFLPIVEAFTAPAGVEVETRDISLAGRIIANFPDFLSEEQQIGDALTELGELAKTPEANIIKLPNISASIPQLQAAIKELQSQGYALPDYPSEAKTDAEKEIKARYDKIKGSAVNPVLREGNSDRRAPKAVKNYAKKNPHRMGAWSSDSKTHVASMASDDFYGSEKSVTVDAATSVKIQFVAESGETTELKGSFPLLAGEVIDASVMSMAALKSFITKEIEDAKANGVLFSLHMKATMMKVSDPIIFGAAVSVYYEEVFAKYASEFAELGIDPTNGIGDVYAKIGTLSVEKQAEIKADIDAVYAKRPAVAMVNSDKGITNLHVPSDVIIDASMPAMIRTSGQMWNAEGKQQDTKAVIPDRSYAGVYQATIDFCKKHGAFDPSTMGSVSNVGLMAQKAEEYGSHDKTFQLSGKGKVQVVDAAGIVLLEQPVAEGDIFRMCQVKDAPIQDWVKLAVKRARETGDPAVFWLDENRAHDAQLIIKVNKYLADHDTDGLEILIKDPVAATEFSMERIIKGEDTISVTGNVLRDYLTDLFPILELGTSAKMLSIVPLMNGGGLFETGAGGSAPKHVQQFVEEGYLRWDSLGEFLALAVSLEHSGSVTGNAKAKILGETLDEATGKFLDNDKSPARKLGQIDNRGSHFYLALYWSEALAAQSKDAELQAKFAPVAKALAENEAKINEELIGAQGKAEEIGGYFNPNEELVAKAMRPSATLNEVLSLLA
- a CDS encoding dihydrofolate reductase family protein — encoded protein: MKKVKLYIATSLDGYIARPDGKLDWLDAVPNPDKLDYGYFAFYDSVDTVIMGRKTYEEVLGFGVPWPYPDSKSYVLTKSGKGEAKTENTEIYAGDIKELVDKLNAEGGKDVWLVGGGELVTAFLNLDLIDEMIISIAPTIIGEGIPLFPNKPKDSTWKLAGTESFPNGMVILTYTK